Below is a window of Zygosaccharomyces rouxii strain CBS732 chromosome C complete sequence DNA.
ATTTCATTAGCTAAATGTTGACGGAATCTCAACTTGGTTGCGTCAACACCAATGGCTAGCAAGAATTGGGAGATTCTAGCAATGAAATAACCCAAAGTTTCATTATCGACCATCTTACTCTCCACAGCTTCACCAATAGTCTTTACAATAGGCTCAGTAGAACCAGCTTCTTGCACTTCACGAGGCAAAAATGACAACTTCACGTCTTTAACTTCGTGGAATCTTGGATGGGATTTGTCAAGAGGATCCAAGAAATGTTCAATTTCGGCCATCAAGAATTCACGAACTCTCAGAAGACCGGATCTTGGggaaatttcatttctaaAAGATTTACCAATAGATGCAGAGGCAAATGGAGTCTTACCGTTGTTGAATTCTAATAATTTGTTGAAGTTCAAGAATTGACCCTGAGCGGTTTCAGGTCTTAGGTAACCTTTCAATTGCCCGGATGGACCGATAGCAGTTTCAAACATCAAGTTGAAGGCAACAGGTGGCTCTAGTGGATCACCAGTGACTGGGTTACCAATATTAAATCTTTGCATCAATTCacccaattctttaccGGAATAACCATCAATCTTAGCCAAGACTTCTTCATATTCCTTGATCACtgcatcttccaatttaacGGCTTGAATTTGCTtaaccttcttctttcttttcttcttatcgGCATCTTCTTTAGCAGAAGCATTAGCATCTTTGACTAAACCTCTGGCCTCTTTGTCACCAACCAAACGTGCCTCTAGGACTTCTTCCACGATATGATCAGCTCTAAAGATTTCTCCGGTCTTTCTATCTTTACACATCCAATCGGAGAACTTATCTACGTGACCAGATGTCTTCAACACATCGTGTGGGGTCAACATAGTACAGTCGACTTCTAACATGTCCTCTTCTAGAATGAAATGTTTCCTCCAGTAATCGACCACATTAGCTTGGAATGCACAACCTGGAGGACCATAGTCGTAAAGACCAGAAACACCACCATAAAGGTCGAATGCTGGTgcaaagaagaatctttgTCTTAAGACACTCTCCAAATGTTCCCTGTTAAATGGGATGGCAGATCTTGCCTTCTTTATATCTTCACTGCTCATTGGCTTGATTTTAACCGATTTTTTGGCTATTTGAGAATAAAATCTTCTAGCAAAGTTTGAAAACCACAACTTGACTAAAGGAGAATAACTTTATAACGAGTATGATTTGTTCGTAAAGATATTTTTACGTTCGAGCTGGGTTAAAGTTTCACTAACAtaacaaaattttttttcatcatgatGGATGATAAGTATAATCTTGATCACGTGAAAAGCACGTGAAAAGCACATGCCATGATATACTATCAGTATCCCATAACAATCTCTCATTTTACCGCTTTATAACTGTTTATCTGGTCTCTCTATGTTATCATTTCCATGGCTTAGTTTCTTATTGCCAGAAATGCTAAACTGCGGCTCTACCGCCCTCAGAAACTCTTCTATGATTGTAGTCATAAGGAGAGGTGACAAGACCTTTGTTCTTTCTAGTACCTCTAAAGATACATTCAATAATATCAATAAGTTCTTGCTTATCATCCActaaaaaattcatcttaTTGTTATCACCAGTACCAAAATCACACATCATATGTTTATTTCGGTAGAAGAACATTACAGTCATTGgatcttgtaattcatACATGTCATTGAAATCTGGCACTTCATCGATATCACACAGATAG
It encodes the following:
- the GRS1 gene encoding glycine--tRNA ligase (highly similar to uniprot|P38088 Saccharomyces cerevisiae YBR121C GRS1 glycyl-tRNA synthase): MSSEDIKKARSAIPFNREHLESVLRQRFFFAPAFDLYGGVSGLYDYGPPGCAFQANVVDYWRKHFILEEDMLEVDCTMLTPHDVLKTSGHVDKFSDWMCKDRKTGEIFRADHIVEEVLEARLVGDKEARGLVKDANASAKEDADKKKRKKKVKQIQAVKLEDAVIKEYEEVLAKIDGYSGKELGELMQRFNIGNPVTGDPLEPPVAFNLMFETAIGPSGQLKGYLRPETAQGQFLNFNKLLEFNNGKTPFASASIGKSFRNEISPRSGLLRVREFLMAEIEHFLDPLDKSHPRFHEVKDVKLSFLPREVQEAGSTEPIVKTIGEAVESKMVDNETLGYFIARISQFLLAIGVDATKLRFRQHLANEMAHYAADCWDGELLTSFGWIECVGCADRSAYDLTVHSEKTKQKLVVRQKLEKPVEVTRWEIDLTKKLFGPKFRKDTPLVEAYLLNLSQEELASKAEELKNTGKIVFQVEGIDGKLDLDDKFVQIEKRTKIEHVREFVPNVIEPSFGIGRIIYSVFEHSFWSRPEDTARSVLSFAPLVAPTKVLLVPLSNHKDLAPVTAQVSKQLRTEKIPFRVDDSGVSIGKRYARNDELGTPFGVTIDFDSCKDGSVTLRERDSTKQVRGSTKDVIEAIRSITYGGVTWEEGTKSLTPFTSQSESA
- the DIB1 gene encoding U4/U6-U5 snRNP complex subunit DIB1 (highly similar to uniprot|Q06819 Saccharomyces cerevisiae YPR082C DIB1 component of the U4/U6aU5 tri-snRNP); the protein is MGSVFLPHLRTGWHVDQAIVTETERLVVIRFGRDWDKQCMIMDEMLYSIAEKVKNFAVIYLCDIDEVPDFNDMYELQDPMTVMFFYRNKHMMCDFGTGDNNKMNFLVDDKQELIDIIECIFRGTRKNKGLVTSPYDYNHRRVSEGGRAAV